A stretch of Kaistella flava (ex Peng et al. 2021) DNA encodes these proteins:
- a CDS encoding acyl-CoA reductase — MNIEKQISGLCKLSAYIKDYLAKDPANFNEDDENFSSVLRRSEIENSWFTLENQKIALNQWANLLTENNIKHWLSKYQVVKTPKKVGLILAGNIPLVGFHDVISVILSQHIPMIKLSSKDKRMLPFLLNKWNDFSEGNVPFEFVERLNDFDAVIATGSNNTARYLEYYFKDSLSIIRKNRTSVAVLKGDETEAELQLLAEDIFRYFGLGCRNVTRLFIPQDFLIDKIFESFLNFKDVINHNKYANNYEYNRAIYLLNAERFWDNNFVMLKEDEALFSPLSVLNFTRYNDIEEVRTFINENKQDIQAIVAKPELGFDSINFGEAQNPGLDTYADNVDTMEFLSLI; from the coding sequence ATGAACATAGAAAAACAAATTTCAGGACTTTGTAAACTAAGTGCTTATATTAAAGATTATTTAGCAAAAGATCCTGCTAATTTTAATGAAGATGATGAAAATTTCTCTTCTGTTTTAAGAAGATCAGAAATTGAAAATTCATGGTTTACCCTTGAGAATCAAAAAATTGCATTGAATCAGTGGGCGAATTTGTTAACTGAAAATAATATCAAACATTGGCTTTCTAAATATCAGGTTGTTAAAACTCCTAAAAAAGTAGGATTAATTTTAGCAGGAAATATTCCACTGGTTGGATTTCATGATGTGATTTCAGTGATTTTAAGTCAACACATTCCGATGATAAAGTTGTCTTCAAAAGATAAAAGGATGTTGCCGTTTTTATTAAATAAATGGAATGATTTTTCTGAAGGAAATGTGCCTTTTGAATTCGTTGAAAGATTAAATGATTTTGATGCGGTAATTGCAACCGGAAGTAATAACACTGCAAGATATCTTGAATATTATTTTAAGGATTCACTAAGCATTATCCGTAAAAACAGAACATCAGTCGCTGTTTTAAAAGGGGATGAAACGGAAGCGGAATTGCAACTTTTAGCAGAAGATATTTTTAGATATTTTGGGTTAGGCTGTCGTAACGTGACCCGACTTTTTATTCCTCAAGATTTTTTAATTGATAAAATATTTGAAAGTTTCCTGAATTTTAAAGACGTTATTAATCATAACAAATACGCCAATAATTACGAATACAATCGTGCGATTTATTTGTTGAATGCAGAACGTTTTTGGGATAATAATTTCGTGATGCTCAAAGAAGATGAAGCGTTGTTTTCGCCACTTTCCGTGTTGAACTTTACTCGATACAATGACATTGAAGAAGTGCGAACTTTTATTAATGAAAACAAACAAGATATTCAGGCCATTGTTGCAAAACCAGAGTTGGGGTTCGACTCCATTAATTTCGGAGAAGCTCAAAATCCAGGCTTAGATACTTACGCTGATAACGTGGATACGATGGAGTTTTTAAGTTTAATATAA
- the serC gene encoding 3-phosphoserine/phosphohydroxythreonine transaminase yields MSKKHNFSAGPCILPQEVFQKSAEAILDFNGSGLSLLEISHRSKDFVAVMDEARAIVKRLMNLGDDYEVLYLGGGASMQFAMVPFNLMKSENGKAAYVDTGTWAAGAIKEAKKLGKVDVVGSSKEENYSFIPKDYKVGNEYDYYHCTSNNTIYGTQMREFPKVDTLMVCDMSSDIFSRVIDFSQFDLIYAGAQKNMGPAGTTLVVVKKEILGKTGRDIPSMLDYSLHIAKESMYNTPPVFPIYASLLTLQHLENNGGIAAAEIRNEAKAKLLYGEIDRNPLFETFCVKEDRSLMNVSFKLMDESKKEEFDNAWKEAGINGLNGHRSLGGYRASMYNALPIESVQVLVDVMQNLK; encoded by the coding sequence ATGAGTAAAAAACACAACTTCAGTGCAGGACCCTGCATTTTACCTCAAGAAGTTTTCCAGAAATCTGCAGAAGCAATTCTCGATTTTAATGGAAGCGGATTATCACTTTTAGAAATTTCTCATCGCAGCAAAGATTTCGTAGCCGTAATGGACGAAGCCAGAGCAATCGTGAAGAGACTGATGAATCTAGGTGATGATTACGAAGTTTTATATTTAGGTGGTGGTGCCAGTATGCAGTTTGCAATGGTTCCGTTTAATTTAATGAAATCAGAAAACGGAAAAGCGGCTTATGTAGATACCGGAACATGGGCTGCAGGTGCAATCAAAGAAGCTAAAAAGCTAGGGAAAGTTGATGTTGTTGGTTCTTCCAAAGAGGAGAATTATTCTTTTATTCCGAAAGATTATAAAGTAGGAAACGAATACGATTATTATCATTGCACTTCTAACAATACTATTTACGGAACTCAAATGAGAGAATTTCCGAAAGTAGATACGTTGATGGTTTGCGATATGAGTTCTGATATTTTCAGTCGTGTTATTGATTTCTCCCAATTTGATTTAATTTATGCTGGCGCTCAAAAAAACATGGGTCCTGCAGGAACAACTTTAGTGGTTGTGAAAAAAGAGATCTTAGGCAAAACAGGAAGAGATATTCCTTCAATGTTGGATTATTCTTTGCACATCGCCAAAGAATCAATGTATAATACGCCACCTGTTTTCCCGATTTACGCATCGCTTTTAACATTACAACATTTAGAAAACAATGGAGGAATTGCTGCAGCAGAAATAAGAAATGAAGCGAAAGCAAAATTATTATACGGTGAAATCGACCGCAATCCTTTATTCGAAACCTTCTGTGTGAAAGAAGATCGTTCGTTAATGAATGTTTCTTTCAAATTAATGGATGAGTCTAAAAAAGAAGAATTCGATAATGCTTGGAAAGAAGCAGGAATCAATGGTTTGAATGGCCACAGAAGTTTAGGTGGTTACCGAGCGAGCATGTATAATGCATTGCCCATCGAAAGTGTTCAAGTTTTAGTTGACGTAATGCAAAATTTAAAATAA
- a CDS encoding D-2-hydroxyacid dehydrogenase → MIVLANDGISKAGEQLLKDAGIEILEAKVSQEHLINFINENKVDVLLVRSATKVRTDLIDACPGLKIIGRGGVGMDNIDVEHAIEKGIYVINTPKASSRSVAEMVFAHFFSLARFLHESNRLMPLEGETHFKALKKSFSSAVELEGKTLGVIGFGGIGREVVKMGISLGMKVKVLTRKPKTEKVTLDFFDGQKLHFEISSETDMDQFLSDLDFLTVNTPKTSGYLLDAPQFEKMKDGVFIVNTARGGVINEVTLLDAIENGKVAGAALDVFENEPSPELALLMNPNLSLSPHLGGNTQDAQKKIGQELAEQIIEIKKKLQ, encoded by the coding sequence ATGATAGTTCTTGCTAATGACGGTATTTCAAAAGCCGGAGAACAACTGCTGAAAGACGCGGGAATCGAAATTTTGGAAGCGAAAGTTTCACAGGAACATCTTATCAATTTCATTAATGAAAATAAGGTAGATGTATTGTTAGTTCGAAGCGCTACAAAAGTGAGAACCGATTTAATCGACGCTTGTCCAGGTTTGAAAATCATTGGTCGTGGTGGCGTTGGTATGGATAATATCGATGTAGAACACGCGATTGAGAAAGGAATCTATGTGATCAATACGCCGAAAGCATCTTCGCGTTCGGTTGCAGAAATGGTTTTTGCGCACTTCTTCTCTTTAGCGAGATTTCTTCATGAATCGAATAGATTAATGCCGCTGGAAGGTGAAACTCATTTCAAAGCTTTGAAAAAATCTTTTTCAAGTGCGGTAGAATTAGAAGGAAAAACTTTAGGCGTCATCGGTTTTGGTGGTATCGGAAGAGAAGTCGTGAAAATGGGAATCTCTTTAGGAATGAAAGTGAAAGTTCTGACCAGAAAACCGAAAACTGAAAAAGTTACTTTGGACTTTTTTGACGGACAAAAATTACATTTCGAAATTTCTTCTGAAACTGATATGGATCAATTCCTTAGCGATTTGGATTTCCTAACCGTTAACACACCGAAAACGAGCGGATATCTTTTAGATGCACCACAGTTTGAAAAAATGAAAGACGGCGTTTTTATTGTCAACACTGCCAGAGGTGGCGTTATCAACGAAGTCACTTTATTGGATGCCATTGAAAATGGAAAAGTTGCAGGAGCTGCTTTGGATGTTTTTGAAAATGAACCGAGCCCTGAACTTGCCCTTTTAATGAATCCCAACTTGTCACTTTCACCGCATTTAGGCGGAAATACGCAGGATGCTCAAAAGAAAATTGGCCAGGAACTTGCAGAGCAAATTATTGAAATTAAAAAGAAACTACAGTAG
- a CDS encoding 4Fe-4S binding protein gives MAIKITDECINCGACEPECPNNAIYEGAVDWKASDGTALKGKVVLKSGLSIDADDPQEPVSDDVYFIVTDKCTECIGFHEEPQCAAVCPVDCCIPDEDHVESEESLLEKKAFLHGE, from the coding sequence ATGGCTATTAAAATAACAGACGAATGTATTAATTGTGGCGCTTGTGAGCCGGAATGTCCGAACAACGCGATCTATGAAGGAGCAGTAGATTGGAAAGCCTCAGATGGAACTGCCCTCAAAGGAAAAGTAGTTTTGAAATCAGGATTATCTATTGATGCTGATGACCCACAAGAACCCGTAAGCGACGATGTATATTTCATTGTCACCGATAAATGTACCGAATGTATCGGCTTCCACGAAGAACCTCAATGTGCGGCGGTTTGCCCAGTTGACTGCTGTATTCCAGATGAAGACCATGTGGAATCGGAAGAAAGTTTACTCGAGAAAAAAGCCTTTTTACACGGAGAATAA